The DNA window CCAGCCTTcttcgataaagatgaaacagaagacgatatGATTCCCCAGCacggacacaaaagctggtctgtcaacaacccaacACACATCTTAAAATATCGCTAGTGTAAAAAGGATTCCATTGGTACGCAGCTTTAAAGAACGATCCAACTACTCACATTCTGTATCTTGTCCATGTGAAGAATCCACCCGACACGAAGCACCACAAGTAGATAACCTACAGCAAATAAAGTAAATAACTTTCGTTTTAACCACCTGCACTGCATATTGTTGAATAGTGGAACTCTTTTGTAAACAGTGTCTTTACGAATAAGTAGCGTCAACATGCACTTCCTTTGCTCGTCTGAAAAAGAGCTAACGTCcctttttggtgtgtgtgtgcgtgtgtgtgtgtgtgtatgtatgtgtgtgtgtgtacgtgtgtgtgtgtgtgtgtgtgtgtgtgtgtcagaccgGACAGGGATTGGCGTAAAACTGACACTGCCactattttattgtttttgcaTACATTTCATCCCCGGGGGAGTGACAGATAACTAGAGAACGATTGAGcagcgattgtgtgtgtgacagagagagttgAAGGGTAAAAAGGTTTGCGTTCCTACGCGCCCTGCAGCGCGTGATTTATCGGCTGCTATCTAGGCCACATCAGTGCATCAGCGTCACAGCTTCAAATGATTCGGaggaaaatttaaaataaattgcATATGGAAGgatatataccgagcaacaaaagaaacgtgaattattttttcgatattttgattttaaaaaacGCAGTTAATCTGAGAGTGACAATTTTCGGGATATAGATGCCCTATGCAGTCATGAGTAACAAAGCTGTTGTGTGAATATTTTCCCATTGCTGCTGTCTCAACGCACGGGACAAGCAGTTTCCACGTGAAACACATGATGCGCGCTTACAGCACGTGCAAGCGTAGTAGGGGAAACctcatgtgtgagatgtgttcactgatGCATTAGTAATAACAAAacgactaaatgtaaaaacaagtcgcgtaaggcgaaaatacaacatttagtcaagtagctgtcgaactcacagaatgaaactgaacgcaatgcaacgcagcttcttcttcttcttctgcgttcgatgaatgcaacgcagcaagaccgtatactcgtagcatcgtcagtccaccgcgcacggcaaaggcagtgaaattaacaagaagggcggggtagtacttgcgctgagaaggatagcccgcttttctgtacctctcttcgttttaactttctgagcgtgtttttaatccaaacatatcatatctatatgtttttggaatcaggaacccacaaggaataagatgaaggtgtttttaaattgatttggacaatttaattttgataataatttttatatttttaattttgatagcttgtttttaatccaaatataacatatttatatatttttggaatcagaaaatgataaacaatacgatgtacgtaaatttggaccgttttataaaaaaatgtttttttttacaattttcagatttttaatgaccaaactcactcattagtttttaagccaccaagctgaaatgcagtaccacaccccggccttcgtcgaagattacttgaccaaaatttcaaccaatttggttaaaaaatgagagcgtgacagtgccgcctcaactttcacgaaaagccggatatgacgtcatcaaagacatttattgaaaaaatgaaaaaaacgtatggggatttcatacccaggaactctcatgtcaaatttcataaagatcggtccagtagtttagtctgaatcgctctacacacacacacacacacagacagacagacagacagacagacagacagacacacacacatacaccacgaccctcgtctcgattcccccctctacgttaaaatatttagtcaaaacttgactaaatataacaagtcgcgtaaggcgaaaatacaatatttagtcaagtagctgtcgaactcacagaatgaaactgaacgcaacgcaacgcagcaagaccgtatactcgtagcatcgtcactccaccgcccgtggcaaaggcagtgcacgtggaattgacaagaagagcggggtattcgttgcgctgagaaggatagcacgcttttctgtacctctcttcgttttaactttctgagcgtgtttttaatccaaacatatcatatctatatatttttggaatcaggaaccgacaaggaataagatgaaagtgtttttaaattgatttcgaaaaaaaaattttgataataatttttatatatttaattttcagagcttgtttttaatccgaatataacatatgtatatgtttttggaatcagcaaatgatggagaataagataaacgtaaatttggatcgttttattaatttttatttttttttacaattttcagatttttaatgaccaaagtcattaattaatttttaagccaccaagctgaaatgcaataccgaaccccgggcttcgtcgaagagtacttgaccaaaatttcaaccaatttggttgaaaaatgagggcgtgacagtgccgcctcaactttcacgaaaagccggatatgacgtcatcaaagacatttatcaaaaaaatgaaaaaaacgttcggggatttcatacccaggaactctcatgtcaaatttcataaagatcggtccagtagtttagtctgaatcgctctacacacacacacagacacacacacagacacacacacagacacacgcacatacaccacgaccctcgtttcgattccccctcgatgttaaaatatttagtcaaaacttgactaaatgtaaaaagagaccatggcacgctcaCTGccagtctaacttttgacagagtcaagatgccaagattgacaccagaaCAACGCGAGAGGGCAGTGGGTCGATTATCGGCTGGTGATGACCCAGAAGCGGCAGCAGTCGCTTTCAATGAGCATCTGTCAACAGTATATCGCTTTCAGCAACGTTTTGTCAACACTGGAAGTACTGCTGATACACAACGAAGTGGAAGACCTCGCGTTACAACACAGAGACAAGATCGCCAGATCCTGCGTTATCATTTGAGAAACCGATTCCatacagccaatgaaacagCCAGGAACACCGTCGGTAACCACCAGAGACTCATCAAAGGCCAGACAATACGCCGAAGACTtgctgagcgagacctccaaaactgccGTCCAGCTAGGGGACCAGTCCTCACTCAAAGACATCGCAAGGCGCGCCAGCAGTGGGCCCAGGATCACATCAACTGGAACTGGAGACAATGGCGAAACATTCTGTTCACCGATGAGAGCCGTTTCTGCATTAGTCATGTTGATGGGCGTGTCAGAGTGTGGCGAAGAAGAGGTGAACGCTATGCTGATGACTGCGTCATGGAACACAATGCCCAGGGTGGACCAAACGTCATGGTCTGGGGTGGAATCGGCCTGGGACCTGTGTTTTTCAACAATCTTGGTCCTGGTCGGGGAAACGGTATCACTGCACAGCGTTATATTGACCAGATCCTACAGCCTCATGTTGTGCCCTTTTTCCAGGCGCGCAGAAACTGTGTTCTGCAGCaagacaacgctcgcccgcacacagccagGGTCACCCAGGCCTTCCTGCAGCACAATAACATCGACATCATGGCCTGGCCCGCCCTCAGCCCATATTTGAATCCTATTGAACATTTCTGGGACCAACTTCAAAGAAAGGTCAACCAGTTACGCCCAGGACCAAGAACTGCCGCAGATCTGCGTCAGGCCCTTGTCCATGCCTGGTGCAACATCCCGAGAGACGCCATCAACCGACTCATTCACTCCATGAGGCGCCGCTGCCAGGCCGTCATCAACGTCCAAGGGGGTCACACACCGTACCTGACCATCTGCAGAGGCTCCCTTTGCCCGTGGCAGCAAAAGGCTATGCCATAGCCAAGAACAGTGTGCGAGGAACATACTACCgtgattttgatttgtttcgATGTTACGTTTATGAGAAATGACATTTTTTAATTGTGATTAaacgtttttctggagaaaattcgcgtttcttttgttgctcggtatatgtaCTTGCCATCTGGCTTTGCGGACGGGCATGCTTTTATTCATGAATTATGGAATCAGTCTTCCCTATCGctggtttttacattcagtcgagttatgattaaatgttttaaaggcactgtgcagctcacagccttcgtttggcgtttttgttgcagctgagtgcatttacagttcaaaaatcctcctatggtagtaaaaacaaatccaaaactgcccaacgacgacatctgtgaagctcaacagtttcttgttcacgcgagtgcataaattaacctagttattacgtggtgtttggtcggagttcgattcaactgagtgattccggcctccattttgttttacacaaactcatgatgacgtctgacatagtttgctagtgacgtgtctttttgtgcatgatgtggtgatctacctgatctaaatttagatccaaaaataggccaagaccagccgggtccgagtacgaaattaattcgtaaaaaaaatcgcagttcttgactctttgggtgcaagtcaatgaaacttggtagttcttctaacggatagctgcctgaggtatgactaaaagccccaggggctccgtgcacctggatttgacaagttcagtacctttaacatagacagggaatcgagacgatgttggtggtttttgtgtgtgtgtgtgtgtgtgtgaatgtgcgtcccaaatgatatccccagaccatgATTTCTGTTTTccgatagatgtctttgatgacgtcacatccggctttaagtgaaagttgaggcggctctgtcacaCCCTCGTTTTTCGATCAAACTGATTGCAATttgggtcaagcaatcttcgaagaAGCCCTGACTATGAGATTGCATTTCCGCTTGGCAGCTTAATAGTTAATTGATGAGTCCTGTCGAGTAGGCCTACATTGAAAAAAGCGATCTTGGGATATGATCATTTATACTACACGTCATAACAACTATGCAGATGCGTTTGTGGGTAGATCTTTGCGATGTGGCCGTTTATTGAAAAACCAATTATATATTACTAAAAAGCCCATTAATTCCCCTTTTCtattaaaaaaaccaatttgttttacacaaggTAGTGCCTATAccgtggaacctacaacacagacaccccccaaaatcaaattcgctaAATCAAGGTTCGTgcgttaaaatcgacaaaaTATCAGAACAACCAAAACGAAACATGTTCTGAATGTTGTTagaaagaacaatcaaatctgcatccaaaacagtcagttttgtttaCATATCTTGTCTTAAAATGACGTTATGGCATAGACGTTCAAACACTCAATTTATGGTAATCCTTGGGTGTGGtagtcgctgccctacacgccacgaATATCCCTTTAAGTAATGCATTTGAAGAAATGTGTAGTAGTCTGACTGACAAACAACGTCAACGCTTTTATAAGTCAACAGTACACTATGCGGAGATCATGTAGAAATCATAGTTTTATTGTTTTCTAACTTCAGGAAATCCGGCACAGAGTAATTGAACAATTGAAAGTCCTCCTGGTAACATCGGTACACGCGTTTCAGCAAGGACGCAGGTATGTCTTTGTAGAATTCTCGCATCACCTCAGTCGTCCGGCTGTGTTTGTAAACCGCTGAGCGCTGGGGGAACCTGACCATCCGATCAGCGTGCACAGATTTAAGCACCCGCATTGCGTCTTCCTCCAAATGTTCGTAGCGGCCCACAAAGTCGTAACGCACGGTGCAAGGATGGCAGAGCTTGTGAAATCTTTCCCAGTGGTCGTTCAGAACTGCCCCCTTCTCGGCTTGGTCCACAACAAAACGCAGGAACTCGTCAAAACGGATTTGCACACTGTCCAAGCTCTTTTTATCAAGTTGTTGGCTGTCGTTTCTGTACTGACGCACAATGACCTGGACAAAATATCTTCTGAAGCTGACTGAGGTGGACATGttggtttgaaatttgttgcgcCACGCCGACAGCAGGCGTTCCAAGGGGTTGCGGACAAACATGAACTTATAGTAGTTGCTGAGGCGGTGCTCACTCTCAGGCCTTGTGAAACTTCTCAGCAGGGGAAGGAGAGACTTGTACTTGTGGTGCACGGCATGAATGTTGATGTCCGTCGGGTTAGTGGCATTGACCTTGCCGGACAATGCCAGCAGCACGCGTCGCCAGTTGGAGCAGGCCACTTTAGGAACTATACAGTAGAGCAtctgaacaaacacacacaaaacaacatgcAACCGTCGTAGTCAATACATGCATGTTAACAATACATTAATAAGATATATCAATACATTCCTTTCTTTTTAATGGCAAAAGAATAGTGGGTCACTTTATATGTAAATGTGCATAATTATTATGTAAGTGAAATACTTGCTCTTAAAATAATTCCACTATAGAGTCAGTCATCATTGTCAGCTAGCAAGCATTATACATACATTATTCACAATTAGGTTTACTTTGCTGCTTGCTCTTAAGTAAGTAGGCTCAAAGAGCGTCGAGCTGATCCAGATACATGTACGTACATTTATGGAAACAAGATTGATCTGAAATGAAATGTCGGCAAAAGGCGTGCTGCATTGTCGGGTATTCGTTTGTCACTTTGTAAGAAACTGCAGCCCCTTGTAGTTTAAGGAATAAATGATATatccctccgccccccccccccccacctcactTAAGCCTATCCACCCCcattaaccccccccccaaaaaaaaaaataggtatcGAATCGTTCCAGCCCCCAGCcttacccccaccccacccaaaaaaaatcaaatcgtCCCGGATCACGAATACGTACCTTATAATTATTGTTTAACCGTCCATTTATTAAAATTTGAAAGGGTGTGTTTGGGTACTTTTAGTACGCTTTATTTTTGGTACGCTTTGTATACTGTACAACTCCCACgtactgtctctgtcttcgcTTCGCTCTACATttaggcccccccccctcctatgCTGTTCACGAGAAGGGTATTTTTATGAAGTGTAAATCATAGTACAGTTAGTTACACTTTTTATGAGAAATTTAGGTTTAAAAATCTACATTCAGTTATCATTGTTGTTGACATTAAAACACGGATGCTCCTTCACATACGTTTTGTTGCTCTCATAGTTTTCAAGTTTAAAATAAAAAGTCTTCACATTTCTTGTGGGGTGTCTAGACAAATTAAACGTTGTTTAAATTGTAAAAGAAACTGCACCTTTCCTTTTTGATAGATACGAGTGCAAATAAATGAACGAAGGAAAAATAATGACCGAATGAACAGATAAATACCTAAATGAATAACTGTGCTAAtctttctgtccccagaactagagTTTATTTGGGATATAAAGTGGTTATAATATGCTAAgaaaaccccccgcgggttagggggaagaatttacccgatgctccccagcatgtcgtaagaggcgactaacggattctgtttctccttttaccctttttaagtgtttcttgtatagaatatagtcaatgtttgtaaagattttagtcaagcagtatgtaagaaatgttaagtcctttgtactggaaacttgcattctcccagtaaggtcatatattgtactacgttgcaagcccctggagcaattttttgattagtgcttttgtgaacaagaaacaattaacaagtggctctatcccatctcccccctttctccgtcgcgatataaccttcgtggttgaaaacgatgttaaacaccaaataaagaaagaaagatgctaagaaaataaataaacagatatatccacacacacaaattggtGTCTCTGCGGACACATCTTCCAGCTGTCACCGAGAACATTAATAATNNNNNNNNNNNNNNNNNNNNNNNNNNNNNNNNNNNNNNNNNNNNNNNNNNNNNNNNNNNNNNNNNNNNNNNNNNNNNNNNNNNNNNNNNNNNNNNNNNNNNNNNNNNNNNNNNNNNNNNNNNNNNNNNNNNNNNNNNNNNNNNNNNNNNNNNNNNNNNNNNNNNNNNNNNNNNNNNNNNNNNNNNNNNNNNNNNNNNNNNAGAGTAGGTAAGTGAGGGCAGTATTGTGGTGTTTCTGTCCGATACTTAGGTTGGTAATGTACTGAACAAAACACGCTGGGCCAAGTCGGGAGAGTAGGTAAGTGAGGGCAGTATATTGTGGAGTTTCTGTCCGATACTTAGGTTGGTAATGTACTGTACACAACACGCTGGGCCAAGTCGAGAGAGTAGGTAAGTGAGGGCAGTATATTGTGGAGTTTCTGTCCGATACTTAGGTTGGTAATGTACTATACAAAACACGCTGGTCCAAGTCGGGAGAGTAGGTAAGTGAGGGCAGTATTGTGGTGTTTCTGTCCGATACTTAGGTTGGTAATGTACTGTACAAAACATGCTTGGCCAAGTCGGGAGAGTAGGTAAGTGAGGGCAGTATATTGTGGAGTTT is part of the Littorina saxatilis isolate snail1 linkage group LG6, US_GU_Lsax_2.0, whole genome shotgun sequence genome and encodes:
- the LOC138969214 gene encoding carbohydrate sulfotransferase 11-like isoform X1, whose product is MVLRLTQVALLTFLCASLILFGIIVQSEHGWGSVTHFRLSHLFKVKAPFTPSPRATTVSTEKAGLAHYVWKQCGNPDAEMTSSAALKSSPFSHVLVNDKNKMLYCIVPKVACSNWRRVLLALSGKVNATNPTDINIHAVHHKYKSLLPLLRSFTRPESEHRLSNYYKFMFVRNPLERLLSAWRNKFQTNMSTSVSFRRYFVQVIVRQYRNDSQQLDKKSLDSVQIRFDEFLRFVVDQAEKGAVLNDHWERFHKLCHPCTVRYDFVGRYEHLEEDAMRVLKSVHADRMVRFPQRSAVYKHSRTTEVMREFYKDIPASLLKRVYRCYQEDFQLFNYSVPDFLKLENNKTMIST